In Geotalea uraniireducens, the genomic window GTCTCGATGCCCGACGCCGCGCGATTGAGCGACGCGTTGGCATGCACCGAAACGAACAGGTCGGCGTTCACTTTATTGGCAATGGCGGTTCGCTCTTCAAGGGGAATGAACACGTCGGTGGAACGGGTCATCACAACATCAAGGCCGAGTTCGTCGCGAAGCTTTTCCGCCAGTTTCAGGCCAATGGCCAGCACCACATCCTTTTCCTTGGTACCGCCAGCGCCGATTGCCCCGGGGTCGTGGCCGCCATGCCCCGGATCGACAACCACCCGCCTGATTTTGCCCGGCTTGAACGGCGCGGCGGGTTTTTCCTGACTTGGCTTGGACTTGATTTCCGGCGCTACCGGTTCCGGGAGACGCTGCGGTGCCGGCTGCAGCACGGGGGTCAGTTTCGTCAACTCAAGCGGACGTTCCCCCTTGACGTCGACAATGATCCGGAAAGGGTCGGACAAGGCAAAGACCTTGTAGTCCTTGATATGTTCAACATCCAGCACCACCCGGACAATATCCGCCTTGAACTGACCGACCCTGGCGGTTTTGAGAAAACCGTCACCGATCGGCAGGTCATGCACGCCAGCGCCGAGACGACTTCCTTCCAGGTCGATGTAAATGCGCGAGGGATAGGCATCGTCACGGTGCTGCTTGATCTGGTTGGCGGCAAACCGGACTTCCCGGTCGACGGTAATTGCCACCCTGCTGTAATCCGGATTCGACCAAGACCGGATCTCGGTAACTGTTCCGAGAACTGAATGAGCTGCGGCACTTTCACGCTCCGCTACCGAACTGTCCGACTGAGCTGCGACGCGGTGTGCCTCTTTGCCGTCAGCAGCTGATTTTGCCTGTTTTTTTCCAGCCCGCGTACTCGCTTTACCACTCTTCTTCACCGCAATTTTATGGTGTTTACCGGCCGTAGTGCCCTCTTCCTTCTCCTTTGCCGAAACAGGATGCGAAAGCAAGAGTGCCGCCACCAACAGAATCACCGCTACTATGAGATGCCGACCGTACTTCATCACTTCAGACCATCCTTTTGAGTTCATCAAGAATGTTCAGTGCTTCAAGGGGTGTCAGTGCTGCAATATTCAAACCAGCAATCCGGCTCCGGAGGAGGTCATCGCCCCGCTCGAACAGCGACAGCTGGGCCGAGGGAGGCGGAGGGCTCCCCTTCTTGCCGCGGGCAATCCGCGGCACACCTTCCTCGGCATACTCACCCTTTTCGAGATTGCGCAGGATCTCCTTCGCCCGCTCGATTACTTCAACCGGCAGGCCAGCAAGCCGCGCGACCTGAATACCGTACGAATGGGATGCTCCTCCCTCGACGATCTTGCGCAGGAAGATCACTTGGTCATTCCACTCTTTTACGGCCACATTGTAATTCTTGATCCGGTTACGGGTTACGGCGAGTTCGGTCAATTCATGGTAATGGGTCGCAAAGAGCGTCTTGGCGGCACATCGCTCGGTATCGTGCAGGTACTCGGCAACGGCCCAGGCAATCGAAACACCGTCAAAGGTCGAGGTGCCGCGACCGATTTCGTCCAGTACCACCAAGCTGCGAGGGGTCGCATTGCGGAGAATGGCGGCAGTCTCCATCATTTCCACCATGAATGTCGATTGACCCCGCGCCAGGTTGTCGGAAGCGCCCACCCGGGTGAAGATCCGGTCAACCACACCGATATGTGCCGCCGTTGCCGGGACGAAGCAGCCCATCTGCGCCATCAGCACGATCAGCGCCACCTGGCGCATATAAGTGGATTTACCGGCCATGTTCGGGCCAGTAATCATGACAATCTGGTTGTCGGCACTATCCAGCAACAGATCATTGGCAACGAAACGCTCCGAAGCGTTGAGTGCCTCAACCACCGGATGTCGGCCCTCATTAATTGTAATCAGCTCGCCGTTATCGATCTCCGGCCGACAATAGCGCCGTTCGTGGGAAACATCCGCCAGCGCCGCCAGCACGTCGAGAGTGGCAAGCCGGTCAGCAGTGCGGGAAATTCGCTCCCCCTGGACGGCCACCCGCTGGCGGATCTCCTGAAACAATGAGTATTCCAGCTCGACTATCCGTTCCTCGGCGCCCAGAACCTTCTCTTCGTACTCCTTGAGCTCGGGGGTGATGAAGCGTTCGGCATTGGCCAAGGTCTGCCGGCGGTGGTAATCCTCGGGGATTGCCGCCAAATTGGTCTTCGTCACCTCGATGTAATAACCGAAAACCTTGTTGTAGCGGATCTTGAGCGATGAGATACCGGTCCGGGCCCGCTCCTTTGCTTCCAGACGGGCGATGAAGCCTTTTCCCTCCCGGCTGATGGCGCGAAGCTCGTCAAGCTCCGCATGGTACCCTTCGGCAATAATGCCCCCCTCGCGGAGGATAAACGGCGGGTCGGCGACAATGCCGGATCGAATCAGTTCAGCCACCTCGGTCAGCGGGTCGATTTCACAATGCAGCTGCCGGAGCAGCTCCGCCTCCGTTGTGGCAAGCAGCTCCAGTAACGAAGGGATTTTCTCAAGCGAAGTCCGCAATGCGACCAGATCTTTCGCATTGGCGCTAGCCAAGCTGATCCGGCCATTCAGCCGCTCCAGATCGTACACCCCATCGAGCTGTTCCCGGAACTCCCTTCGCAAATCGCTTCCTGCTACCAGTTCGGCAATCGCCTCAAGTCGTTCACTTATTTTTTCATTAGATAATAACGGATAATTAATCCACTGCTTAAGCTTTCTCCCCCCCATAGCGGTGACAGTACGATCGAGCAACCCGAGAAGGGAGCCACGGCGTTTGCCATCGGCTAGGGTTGCGGTTAACTCCAGGTTGCGCCGGGTCGCTTCATCGAGCAGCAGATACTCCTGGGTCTGGTAGACCTGCAATTCGCGAATATGGTCGACCCGCCCTTTCTGAGTCTTCAGCAGATAATGAAGAATTGCCGCAACCGCCCGCACGCCATTGCTCCACCCGTCACAGCCGAGCGCTGCGGAGCTGGCAACGCCGAAATGCCCGCAGACGGTACGTTCCGCATACTCGGCATCATAGACCCAGTCGTCGATGCAGGTGATCATTCTGCCGGCGGTCAGATCGGTGCGAGCCCGGCCAATGCCGTTATCGCGGGAAGCGGTCGGCACCAGGATCTCCCGGGGGTTGACGCAGGCAATCTCTCCCCATGCCCCCTCCTCCCCGTCCACCTCGGTAGCCCGAAAATCACCGGTGGAGAGATCGAGATAGGCGACTCCCCAGCGGGGACCGTCTTCACCGTAAACCGCCAGTAGATAGTTATTGTCCTTGGGCGAGAGGCTTTCCGCCTCGACAACCAGCCCCGGCGTTACCACCTTAACCACCTCACGCCGGACGATCCCTTTGCAGCTCTTCGGGTCCTCGACCTGTTCGCAGATGGCGACCTTTTCTCCAGCCTCGATCAACCGGGCAATGTAAGGCGTTGCAGAATGGAAGGGAACCCCGCAGAGCGGTACATCGGCACCGTCGGTTCCCTTGTTGCGGGAGGTGAGCGTAATATCGAGGATACGCGACGCCTTGACGGCGTCGTCGAGAAACATCTCGTAGAAGTCACCCAGGCGGAAAAACAGGATCGCGTCAGGATAATCAGCCTTGATCTCCAGATACTGACGCATCATCGGCGTAAGTTCAGACATGGAAAAACCCTTGCAGCACGTTGATTCAGCGAGGTATCGTAACAGAAAAAAACGCGGAATGTAATCCCCAAACCGGCAAATTACTAACAGAAAAAAAGAAAGGCGATAATAAAAAAGCCGACCTGAAGTCGGCTTGGAGAAAATTTGGAGGCGGCGAGCGGATTTGAACCGCTGAATAAAGGTTTTGCAGACCTCTGCCTTACCACTTGGCTACGCCGCCGCTTGTAGAGCGGGAATGGACTCTGGTTTATACCCGGTTTTCAGCAGTCTGTCAACGGCAAAAATTTCTACCGGACGATCACCCGCATGAACTTCGCTAGGTAGTCGACACCGGACCAGACAGTAATGATCGTGGCGATCCAGAGATAAAACATCCCAACATTATGCATATTGACATAAAAATATGGGTTATCGATACCGAAAAGCCAGTGATAGTCGTAATGGAGAAGCAGACCGAGAATCGCGACGATCTGGAAGATTGTCTTGAACTTGCCAAGATCGCTGGCGGCAATGACGATCCCTTCGGTAGAGGCGATTCCCCGCAGGCCGGTAATGATGATCTCCCGGCCGAGAATCACCAGGACCATCCACGCCTGCACACGGCCGAACGGCAAGATCATGATCAAGGCAGCCATGACGATCAGCTTGTCGGCAATCGGATCGAGAAACTTGCCGAAAATTGTCACAATCCCCATCCGTCGAGCCAAATAACCATCAAGCCAGTCAGTGACCGAGGCCACGGCAAAGACCGCCGCAGCCCAGAAGCCGGCATCGCGCGATGGGGAAAGCAGCAGGACCGCCAGTGCCGGAATGAGCGCTATCCGCAACAGGGTCAGGATATTGGGAATGTTCCAGATAGGGTTTTTCTCGGCAGTCGACATTCTTCACACACCCTTGTTGGTTGATTTGATCCGGAAAACTTAATTGTTCTGGTAAGACTTCTGATAGCTGAGCACCCGGTCGACATAGGTCCGGGTTTCCTGGTAAGGAGGCACACCGCCGTAGCGGGCGACTTTCGCCATGCCGGCATTGTAGGCGGCCAGAGCAAGAGAGACGTCTCCTCTGAAGGTATCGAGCAGAAAACGGAGATAACGCACACCGGCGCGGATATTTTCCCGCGGATCGAAGGAGTTGCCAACCTTCAAGTCGCGGGCGGTCTGCGGCATTAGCTGCATCAGGCCACTGGCCCCTTTCCGCGATACGGCATTGGGATTATACCCCGATTCGGCATGAATGACCGCTTTAACAAGCGATTTATCGACGCCAAATTCCAGAGCACACTGATCGATGATCGGTTCAAACTCGCGCGGATCGCGGATGCAACCGGCAAGCCTGAAGGTGGTGCGAAGCTTCCGGTCGCGTTTGATATCCCGCAGATAGACCTTGAATCGCTTGTCCGTAGGAGCATCGGTAAAATGCACGACCCCATCGCTGTCTTCATAGCGATAGATATCGGCACTGGCTCCGGCACACCAGATCAGGCTTCCGGCTACGGCGAGCAGTATGAGCAGACTGATCTTTCGGGACATGGATACATCCGACAAGGATAAAATCGACGACTGCAGGAAAAACATACAAAATATAGACCAATCGCCAGTGCATTTCAACCTCCATCGCGCCGTTGCCTCGCCAACCGCCCAAAATCCCTTGACAAACAAGGGGCTGGGGAGAATAATCGCCGGATTAAATCCGTTTACATTATCCCCACCCGAGGAGCACGTTCATGAAAATTGAGAGTGATTTTCTCGTCATCGGCAGCGGCATCGCCGGTCTCACCTTTGCACTCCAGGCTGCAGAACACGGCACCGTCGCCATCGTCACCAAACGGGAAGTGACTGAATCTGCCACCAACTATGCCCAAGGCGGCATCGCCACCGTTTTCTCCAAAGAGGACACCTTCGACGCGCATGTTCAGGACACGCTCGTTGCCGGTGCGGGCATCTGCCACGAAGACGTGGTCCGGATGGTGGTCGAAGAAGGACCGCAGATCATCAACAATCTGATCGAGTGGGGTGTCCAGTTCACCCAGAGCGGCAGTTCGTACGACCTCACCCGGGAAGGCGGACACAGCCAGCGCCGTATCCTTCATGCCGACGACGTTACCGGCCGGGAAATCGAGCGGGCACTGGTCGCAGCCGTTCAGGAGAATCCGAACATCAGACTGTTCGAGCACCATATCGCCATCGACCTGATCACTGAGGCAAAAGTGCTTCGCAAACGTCTGAAGCCAAACCGCTGTCTTGGTGCCCATGTTCTCGACATCAATAACAACACCGTAATGACCTTTACCGCCAAGGTAACCCTGCTCGCCACCGGTGGCGCCGGCAAAGTCTACCTGTACACCTGCAATCCGGACGTGGCCACAGGTGACGGTGTCGCCATGGCCTACCGAGCCGGGGCAACGATCGCCAACATGGAATTCATGCAATTCCACCCTACCACCCTCTATCACGCACATGCCAAATCGTTCCTCATCTCAGAGGCGGTTCGCGGCGAAGGCGCTATCCTCCGCCGCCGGGACGGTACCGCCTTCATGGATAAATACCACCAGTTGAAAGACCTGGCACCGAGGGACATCGTTGCCCGGGCCATCGACAACGAGATGAAGACTCATGGTGACGACTGCGTCTACCTGGACATTACCCACAAAGACCCCGACTACGTTCGGAACCGCTTTCCCAATATCTATCAGACCTGCCTGGAATTTGGCCTCGACATGACCAAGGAGCCACTGCCGGTCGTGCCCGCAGCCCACTATCTCTGCGGCGGGGTTGCCGTCGACACGAACGGCCAGACCGACATCAGCCACCTCTACGCCATCGGCGAAGTAGCATTTACCGGCCTGCACGGGGCCAACCGGCTGGCGAGCAACTCCCTGCTGGAGGCCGCCGTCTATGCCGGCAGGGCTTTCAAGCATGCCGTCAGCCAGATCGAAGCGAACTCCTTTACCTTCCCGGAAATCCCCGAATGGGACGCCGGAACGGCGACCGACAGCGATGAGATGGTCGTCGTCTCCCAGAACTGGGATGAGATTCGTCGCTTCATGTGGAATTATGTCGGGATCGTCCGCTCGGACAAACGGCTGGAACGGGCGCTGCACCGGATCAATCTCATTCAGGAAGAGATCGAGGATTACTACTGGAACTTCACCATCACTTCCGATCTCATCGAATTGCGCAACATTGCCACCGTCGCCGAACTGATCGTCAAATGCGCCCAACAGCGCAAGGAATCGCGTGGGCTGCACTGCACCATCGATTACCCGCAGCGCGATGATATCCACTGGAAGAAAGACTCCTTCGTCAGAAAAAATATCTGAGGCGCTCATGACGATCGACGAATTGAGAACTGAAATCGACCGACTCGACAGCGAACTGCTACGGATTTTCAACCAACGCGCCGGTCTGGCCCTGCAGATCGGCGAGATCAAGAAACAGCGAGGGATGGCTGTTTACGATCCCAGACGGGAAAAACTCATCTTCGAGCGGATGAAGAGCGAAAACGGCGGCCCGCTCGACGACGGGGCCATTGTCCGGCTGTTCGAGCGGGTTATCGACGAATCGCGGCGGCTGGAAAGAATCATGACTAATCGGGACAAGCGTGTGAAGGAGTGATCGGCAATGCTCATCATCATGAAGAAAAACGCCGATGAACAGGCGCTCGTGCAGATCAAGGAATACCTGATCAACCGGAATTTCGACATTCACCAGTCGACTGGCGCCAACCGGACGATTATCGGGGTCATCGGCGATACGGATAGCCTCGATCAGGAGAAGCTTGAAAAAATGCCGGGGGTCCATCAGGTGGTACGTATCGCCAAAGAGGAATGACCGGGCGGTCGCCGCCACCAACCAGCAGCCGATTTACCAGACGGCCAGCCCGGCATAGGCGACTACCTGGCTGTTGTCCCCCGTCACATCGCCACTCGTTGCATAACGAATCAATTCGGCCTTGGTTGCCCCGAGGCTTCTCGCGGCAACCAGCATGACGGTCGCCGGGATGACCCCGCACATGGTGATCCCCTGTCGCCGACACACCTGATGTAGCCCCAGCGGATTGAGAGCCAGCATTTCAGCAACCGCCAGCTGGTCCTTCTGCCGTGCCATTGCCGCCGGCTCGTAATGGGTCATATCGGAGCTGGCAACGATCAGCACCTCGTCACCGAAATCGCCGATTGCCCGGGCAATGCCCTCCCCTAACTGCTGACACCGTTCATAATCACCGAAACCGAGGCAGAGCGGTACAATGGTAAGATCGTTACGGAGATACTGGAGAAAGGGGACCTGTACCTCCAGAGAATGCTCGAAGCGATGCGCCGTCGAATCGACCTCGACCAGCGGCAGGTGTTCGCGGAGCAGTCGGGCGAGATGACCACCGACCGGCACGGTGCCGAAAGGAGTAAGCCACTCGCCGTCGGGATAGAGGGCAACGGCAGCACCGAAACCATGATGATTGGGTCCGATGACGATCACGGTTTCCGGCAGCTCGATCGCCCCGTACAGCGCTCCCGCCACCCCTCCCGAGTAAAGATAGCCGGCATGGGGGGCCACTATCCCAATAACCTTCCGCTTCGGCACATCGACCGGCACCAACCGCGCCATCTCGGCCCGGAGCTGCCGGGGATCATCACTGTAGAACTGCCCTGCTACCGCCGGATGACGTATCATCGCCCACCTCCGCTCACGAAAACAGCGGCGTGTTTTCTCTTGCCATTCCCGACATCAACTATAGCATGAAAAGACGAGGGAGTCAGACTGGGGGGGAAACGATACGGCAGGCCTCAGGCGTCGGTATCGTCCGAATTGTTAGCGGCGGACGTCTCGCTCTCCGGCAGCGGCAGCGGCAATTCCTCCTGCTGCTCGAACTTGCTGGTTTCGGAAAGCTCCCTGATCTCTTTCAGACTCGGCAGGCTGCGCAAGTCCTTCAGATCGAACACTTCGAGAAATTCCCGCGTCGTCCCGTAGATGAGTGGCTTGCCGGGGATATCTTTCTTGCCGAGAATCTTGATCAGCTTTTTCTCCAAAAGCGTCTTCAGTACCCCGCCGGAATCGACCCCGCGCAGATACTCAATCTCAGCCCTGGTTACCGGCTGGCGGTAGGCAATAATTGCCAGCGACTCCAGGGCCGACTGGCTAAAGCGGACCGGCCGGACCTTGGTCAAGCGCCGCAGATAATCGGCGTTTTCCGCAACCGTACGGAACTGGTACCCCCCGGCAACCTCAGCCAGCTCAACTCCGCGCCCTTCGCCGCCATAATCCTGCAGGAGCGTATTCAGTGCAGCACGGATATCGTTGCGTTCATGCTCTTCCAGAAGTGAACAGAGCCGGTCAAGGGTCAAGGGACCCTCGGCAACGAACAGCAGGCTCTCGACAATCGACTTGAGCGTCGACATCAGCGTTCTCCTTCTTCGACCGGCGCTTCTGCCTCTTCTATAACGGCCGGTGCGATCCAGATCGAGCCATACCGGTTAGCCTGGAT contains:
- a CDS encoding N-acetylmuramoyl-L-alanine amidase; the encoded protein is MKYGRHLIVAVILLVAALLLSHPVSAKEKEEGTTAGKHHKIAVKKSGKASTRAGKKQAKSAADGKEAHRVAAQSDSSVAERESAAAHSVLGTVTEIRSWSNPDYSRVAITVDREVRFAANQIKQHRDDAYPSRIYIDLEGSRLGAGVHDLPIGDGFLKTARVGQFKADIVRVVLDVEHIKDYKVFALSDPFRIIVDVKGERPLELTKLTPVLQPAPQRLPEPVAPEIKSKPSQEKPAAPFKPGKIRRVVVDPGHGGHDPGAIGAGGTKEKDVVLAIGLKLAEKLRDELGLDVVMTRSTDVFIPLEERTAIANKVNADLFVSVHANASLNRAASGIETYYLNLAKTEKAAQVAARENNTSLEKVSLLQAILFDLMANYKLNDSAHLADEVQRALNKKMHGSYSGVKNLGVKQGPFYVLVGATMPSILVESAFISNEAEEARLKDPAFQEKTAEGIVEGIRGYIQSLDRNK
- the mutS gene encoding DNA mismatch repair protein MutS produces the protein MSELTPMMRQYLEIKADYPDAILFFRLGDFYEMFLDDAVKASRILDITLTSRNKGTDGADVPLCGVPFHSATPYIARLIEAGEKVAICEQVEDPKSCKGIVRREVVKVVTPGLVVEAESLSPKDNNYLLAVYGEDGPRWGVAYLDLSTGDFRATEVDGEEGAWGEIACVNPREILVPTASRDNGIGRARTDLTAGRMITCIDDWVYDAEYAERTVCGHFGVASSAALGCDGWSNGVRAVAAILHYLLKTQKGRVDHIRELQVYQTQEYLLLDEATRRNLELTATLADGKRRGSLLGLLDRTVTAMGGRKLKQWINYPLLSNEKISERLEAIAELVAGSDLRREFREQLDGVYDLERLNGRISLASANAKDLVALRTSLEKIPSLLELLATTEAELLRQLHCEIDPLTEVAELIRSGIVADPPFILREGGIIAEGYHAELDELRAISREGKGFIARLEAKERARTGISSLKIRYNKVFGYYIEVTKTNLAAIPEDYHRRQTLANAERFITPELKEYEEKVLGAEERIVELEYSLFQEIRQRVAVQGERISRTADRLATLDVLAALADVSHERRYCRPEIDNGELITINEGRHPVVEALNASERFVANDLLLDSADNQIVMITGPNMAGKSTYMRQVALIVLMAQMGCFVPATAAHIGVVDRIFTRVGASDNLARGQSTFMVEMMETAAILRNATPRSLVVLDEIGRGTSTFDGVSIAWAVAEYLHDTERCAAKTLFATHYHELTELAVTRNRIKNYNVAVKEWNDQVIFLRKIVEGGASHSYGIQVARLAGLPVEVIERAKEILRNLEKGEYAEEGVPRIARGKKGSPPPPSAQLSLFERGDDLLRSRIAGLNIAALTPLEALNILDELKRMV
- the pgsA gene encoding CDP-diacylglycerol--glycerol-3-phosphate 3-phosphatidyltransferase, giving the protein MSTAEKNPIWNIPNILTLLRIALIPALAVLLLSPSRDAGFWAAAVFAVASVTDWLDGYLARRMGIVTIFGKFLDPIADKLIVMAALIMILPFGRVQAWMVLVILGREIIITGLRGIASTEGIVIAASDLGKFKTIFQIVAILGLLLHYDYHWLFGIDNPYFYVNMHNVGMFYLWIATIITVWSGVDYLAKFMRVIVR
- a CDS encoding lytic transglycosylase domain-containing protein; the protein is MSRKISLLILLAVAGSLIWCAGASADIYRYEDSDGVVHFTDAPTDKRFKVYLRDIKRDRKLRTTFRLAGCIRDPREFEPIIDQCALEFGVDKSLVKAVIHAESGYNPNAVSRKGASGLMQLMPQTARDLKVGNSFDPRENIRAGVRYLRFLLDTFRGDVSLALAAYNAGMAKVARYGGVPPYQETRTYVDRVLSYQKSYQNN
- the nadB gene encoding L-aspartate oxidase; translation: MKIESDFLVIGSGIAGLTFALQAAEHGTVAIVTKREVTESATNYAQGGIATVFSKEDTFDAHVQDTLVAGAGICHEDVVRMVVEEGPQIINNLIEWGVQFTQSGSSYDLTREGGHSQRRILHADDVTGREIERALVAAVQENPNIRLFEHHIAIDLITEAKVLRKRLKPNRCLGAHVLDINNNTVMTFTAKVTLLATGGAGKVYLYTCNPDVATGDGVAMAYRAGATIANMEFMQFHPTTLYHAHAKSFLISEAVRGEGAILRRRDGTAFMDKYHQLKDLAPRDIVARAIDNEMKTHGDDCVYLDITHKDPDYVRNRFPNIYQTCLEFGLDMTKEPLPVVPAAHYLCGGVAVDTNGQTDISHLYAIGEVAFTGLHGANRLASNSLLEAAVYAGRAFKHAVSQIEANSFTFPEIPEWDAGTATDSDEMVVVSQNWDEIRRFMWNYVGIVRSDKRLERALHRINLIQEEIEDYYWNFTITSDLIELRNIATVAELIVKCAQQRKESRGLHCTIDYPQRDDIHWKKDSFVRKNI
- a CDS encoding chorismate mutase; amino-acid sequence: MTIDELRTEIDRLDSELLRIFNQRAGLALQIGEIKKQRGMAVYDPRREKLIFERMKSENGGPLDDGAIVRLFERVIDESRRLERIMTNRDKRVKE
- the amrB gene encoding AmmeMemoRadiSam system protein B; its protein translation is MIRHPAVAGQFYSDDPRQLRAEMARLVPVDVPKRKVIGIVAPHAGYLYSGGVAGALYGAIELPETVIVIGPNHHGFGAAVALYPDGEWLTPFGTVPVGGHLARLLREHLPLVEVDSTAHRFEHSLEVQVPFLQYLRNDLTIVPLCLGFGDYERCQQLGEGIARAIGDFGDEVLIVASSDMTHYEPAAMARQKDQLAVAEMLALNPLGLHQVCRRQGITMCGVIPATVMLVAARSLGATKAELIRYATSGDVTGDNSQVVAYAGLAVW
- the scpB gene encoding SMC-Scp complex subunit ScpB; this encodes MSTLKSIVESLLFVAEGPLTLDRLCSLLEEHERNDIRAALNTLLQDYGGEGRGVELAEVAGGYQFRTVAENADYLRRLTKVRPVRFSQSALESLAIIAYRQPVTRAEIEYLRGVDSGGVLKTLLEKKLIKILGKKDIPGKPLIYGTTREFLEVFDLKDLRSLPSLKEIRELSETSKFEQQEELPLPLPESETSAANNSDDTDA